The Coccidioides posadasii str. Silveira chromosome 2, complete sequence genomic interval ATAAAATACCCAACATTTTGAGACGAGCTTGTTTGTGGCCAGCTTCATCATCACCTCTTCAACCCAATGGACAACTGACGAGTTTCCAAGGTACCCAGCCGATCCCACTGATACGATAGCGTTGTGCTGAGCACAATTCTGGAGTTGCGGAGATGTTGTTGATACTAAAACTGAGTGCTCATCTTCAATTGCATCCTCgccagagagagagtctTCTTCGGCAAAGCGCCTCTAAAGCCAATGGGATATTAGTCTCTGCGGCTAATTCTGGGAGTAAAGCAGCAGTTGCAATACAATGCTTATTGCTGCTTTTCTGCTACTTGCCTCTGACAATGCATTCCGAATGTCCTGCTGTCTGTTGGCATCTTGGTTTGGGAGCAATTCCGAAAGAAGACTTTCGTACCGCTCTAGCTTAGCAGCCATTGTTCGTGCATTCCTGACATTAAAGCACTCAGCAAACGTCAAGAACGTAGAAGTGGGTGTTGGCAGTTTGAATTGACCAAGCGCACTTGCCAATGGAGCGCTTCGTCAAAGATTTTTGGGTGTGCCAGATATAGTGAAGTTCGAAGTCCTAAGTTGAAGAGACATATAAAAGGCAAACCTGCCGTTTCAGCTTCTCTCGTTTCCCATCTTCATAATAGCAATGAATTTCTTGGTCCCTACATCGGCCACATGGTGGCTGAAGGCCATCACACTTGGATTTTCGGCGGCGACAGGGCTCACAGGCATGGCTAACTCGCTGTCGATCGGATCCAGAGGCCGCCTGCTTCGATCCCGGGCGTTGTAGCCGCGGAATTGGCACCTTATGCTCTGTTTGAAAGTGCGTAGTGATCGTGACATTACCCAGATCTGACTGCAAAGGCAACGAATTGTTCGTGGCTGGATAGCTGGGGATGTTTGGCGAAGAAGATGGAGCGGCGTTAAAGCGGTGAGGTTGGGATAGGGGCCGCGTTCCTTGGCGTCGTCTGGCGGAGGTTCTATCCATCGTTTTGCGTCTTTGAGTCAAGAATAAATTTTTCCCACTTCCACGAAAGATCATGCAGCACACCGGCAAATTCCATCTCACTTAGGTTCAAAGAAGGGAGATATATACCTCTTCATAGCCAGCAAAGATAGACGAGGTTGGTAAGCTAAAAAGGCCCAAAGTCACAATTCTAGCTGACTTCGAGGTGGCGCCTAGTGCTCTCGGATCATCTCTGACCCTCCATCTCTTTTCATCTTGGCTGCCGAAGCACCGCGTCCCTCAGATATGGGCCCGAAGATGGTGGTGAAGGAGATCCCCTCGGAAATCTTGCCAATTGTCAGTGACAACTTGCGAAGGCCGACAAGGCTAAATGCTGGCGAGACCAGAAACATTCGCGAGGCCAGAGCCAGACAATTATTGGTTTGAAATGCGGCTCGTAAAACGTCTTAAATTTGGTCAAATGACAGTCAGTTGAGACCGCTGGCCAAGTAGTAGCTGACCTTTCTTTCAAATCATATCCTTGACTTGCATCCCGGGTTGGAGACACGGCTCGATCCCCATGCTGCATGCAAGTTTCCAAGCAGGGAAATCCTGATAGGAGAAAATTACCTGCGGGCCGGCGCAAGACCCTAAAAGAGCCTCCATGTCTCTACTTAGCCGAAAGCTGACGTTTAAACCCCCCCGCCCGAGGGTTTTGAATTTTTCTGTCTGTCATCGAGCGTCGCTTGTGCAGAACAAATCTGCAAATTGAAAACGAGCCGGTTTTAATCTGTCATCGGGGCCGGGTTGAAATATCAGATCTCAATGGTGACCGAGCCGGTTCGCCTTGCAATGGTATGATGTGCACTGACCTTTGACCTAGTTGCATGACAAGCGAGGTTAGACGAACAGGCCATGGGTTCTGGGGTTGAAAGCCCACTCTTGCCGGACAATGCGAAACATACGCGTCTTCCACGACCTAGAACCTTCGCAAGTCCTCGGTAGCAGGCGGTTTCCGCCAGATGATCGACCATTTCCCGTTTGTTAGCGGCCACCTAATGTTTTGCGCCAAATTCACTACTGCAGCAATTTGGAACTCTTCGACGAGCTGAGCGAACAACACCCTGCCAAGTGGCAGTAGTGTCATATCCAATCTTCCTGCTTCGTACTGAAGTAGTTCCGGTTTTGCGGGACTGGGCAGGCAACTGATTCCAAAAATGGCCGTTTACGGGTGGCTAACTCGTCCGCGACCTTTGGAGCCCGCACTGATACAGATTATGAAGTTGGTGAAATTCCAACTTAGGGCCATAGCGCATATCTTTGCGGCATGGACCTAAAGCCATACCTGGCTGTTGGTTGATAAAGGGCGTATCGATCAGCTGGATCGGTTCGAAAGTACAAAATACAAGCTGCCAGATTTTCAACTCTCGAAGGTATCGACGGTTGGCTGAAGTAGTCATGAGCTCTCGGCATCAAGCATCAAAATGACACATCAAATAACGCAGGCGGCGTCTGCAGCACAAGCACTTATCGACTCACCTTGCTTTTCCCTGACGCATCCTATTCGCTGAACCCATTGGACCACCACGAACGGTTAGCGGGTATGCAGAAGCGAACATTCCCCAGCCATGGCGCTCGACTTGGGATCCATCGTGATTCGAAGAACGATTTGGTCGAGGAATTCCAGAACAGGGTGGGTTGACTTCCATCTGTCGGAACTGACGAAGATCTGTACTGTACGTGCTCTACGGTTGAGTGCCGAGAAATAAACGATTTTAACAAGCTTTGCGATTACCGTTGGAGATCTCGGATCACTGGCTTCTTCGGAGCTCGATGCCGAGTTATCCTGGGCTTCGCTCTGCAGACTAGGAAAAAGCAAGTCTTGCAATCTGGACCTTTCCAAACCCAACTCCGTAGTATGTGGGGTTGACACTTCAGTAACTTGGTTTCAGCCAGATGGAGAATCTCAGCCGTTGGATTTTCGCGGTCAACTGAGGATCAGCGCCGATTACCATTGTGCGCGAGATTAGTTAGGTGTCCATTTATCTCACTAGTTCTTTCGACTCCCAGAGAGATCATGGAGGTAGCCTATTGGGGTGCAAACTTTTCACTTAGTACCATCCCACCTCAAGATATGGTATCTCTGAAACTGTTGGCCGACGGTTGCTTTGCTCTATATCGATAACACGAGATTGAACAGTCGCTCGCTTTGAATTGTCGAGGCATCTGTTCAATTTTCTGTTGGTCCAGGGATAGCGCCCGACATGATTTCTTGTATCTTACTCTAACAGTGCTGCCTGGAAAAATTTTGTACTTGTGGATTGATACCCACCTCTGGAAGTTATGAAAGCTGAAAAATAATGGGCAGCACCACCAGTGTTCTAGAAGTGAGGGCAATAACTACCACGTTTGGGCGGGAAATACCTTATGGGGGCTATGCAATATTCAAATATTCTGGTCCCAATGAATGTCTGTTTACTGATATTGTTCAAGCAGGTTTCAAAGAGTAAGTGCTTAGGCCACACTATTGTCCACGAATGCCCAAAGAGACTTTCGAACACAGGTGCCCAACATTTTTGGGCCATCTGGAGCTGAAGCGGACTAACAGGTCTAGATTGCTCGAGCCTTGAGTTGCATGGTATGAAACCCTGTCAGTCTCTGATCCTGGCTTGTCAATCATATCTTGACAAGTTGGAAAGGAGGGCGACGCTCTAAATATACTGAACATCAGGCTTCAGCTGGTGAAACATATGTTGATTTGGCAATTTGAGCATAGAGCCAGCATAACCTCAAAAACTTGGAGTGTAGTGGGCTCTAGGCTTCATCAAAACAGTCTCTTTCTGCGAGGCATTTCATGATGGCGAATCCAGAGCTAGAGTGAATATATCCCTGCCCACCGTTGTATTATTGATTATGAGTGTCACCTATGCCTAGCTGATCACCGGCTCCTGAACACTGGAAAGGATGTTTTGCTGAGATATCCGACATCCTTAGCATCACGAGAGTGGAGGGCATGTCAGAAAGGATATATCTCTAGAATTTCGGGCTATGATATGATAGAAATATCACCATGTCATTCGTTATCACAATAGACAACAGCCTTGGTTGTGCCTGAGTGCCTGGACATTTATAGTCCCAAAATATTGAAACTTGCTATCACTTCAAGAAGGCTGAAGGAGCTCCTTGATCAGGGGAGATCTAGTTTTCAGCTCTTCAACTATTTCTGTCCAAGCCCTTTCTTGCAACCTTTTACCTTCTTCCGTAGATATCAAAAACTGCGATAGACTAGCGAGTAAAGATCGTTAGTACTCTGCCAAAAGCCGGAATCCCGAGAAACAGGGGAAACTCACTCCGGGAAAGAATCGTGTGTCCAGAATTTTCCATGCGACTCCTCTCCGAGCAAAGTTGCGCTCACCAACGTCCGGCTACCTTGCTCGGCCGATCTTCCAAATATAACATAAAATATGGGTCCAAACAATCGGTGTACAAAGCTATCAAACTCCCTCTCTAAATTCGTGGAGCAGAATCCAGGGCACGCGGAGTTCACAATAACATCAACCGTCCCGTTTTCCTGGCGAGCAATTTTGGCGATACACTTCACGGCGAACTCAATTAAAATTTTGGAGACTTTGTATTGTACTATGGAAGAAAAATTCGACTCCGCGTTGACATGCTGGAGGATAGATTGGTCTTCTGAACCGACGAGTTGCTCCCCTTTAACGAATTTGTGGGTTCCGCTGGAAGTGAAGGTAAGATTTGCCGGGCCTCCTACATCCGTGCGGCTTGCTCGTAGCTTCTGAAGAAGCAACAGCGCGAGGAGGATGGTGGATAACGTGTTTATCTGAAGGGTGTCCTCCCACCCTTCTGAAGATAGGGTATAATTCCGGT includes:
- a CDS encoding uncharacterized protein (EggNog:ENOG410PVJM~COG:Q), whose protein sequence is MAAMIAGLYRLLKGRIFTPVDPNTSLEGKTVLITGGNRGLGLEAAIKYVNLGATTVIIGCRSTERGNQAKATIETLTRQKGVVQIWPLDMSRYDSVIAFARRVNEEIPRLDIALLNAGVLHRNYTLSSEGWEDTLQINTLSTILLALLLLQKLRASRTDVGGPANLTFTSSGTHKFVKGEQLVGSEDQSILQHVNAESNFSSIVQYKVSKILIEFAVKCIAKIARQENGTVDVIVNSACPGFCSTNLEREFDSFVHRLFGPIFYVIFGRSAEQGSRTLVSATLLGEESHGKFWTHDSFPDLSQFLISTEEGKRLQERAWTEIVEELKTRSPLIKELLQPS